The following proteins come from a genomic window of Populus alba chromosome 12, ASM523922v2, whole genome shotgun sequence:
- the LOC118044355 gene encoding protein argonaute 1: MVRKRRTEIPQSGGESSGSQETDAGRGAQPPAERSGPPQQGGGGGGYQGGRGWGPQSQHGGRGGGYGGGRGRGGMQQQQYGGAPEYQGRGRGQPQQGGRGYGGGRTGGGRGGPSSGGFRPPAPELHQATPAPYPAAVTTQPTPSEASSSMRPPEPSLASVSQQLQQLSVEQEGSSSQAIQPLPASSKSVRFPLRPGKGSTGIRCIVKANHFFAELPDKDLHQYDVTITPEVQSRGVNRAVMEQLVKLYRESHLGKRLPAYDGRKSLYTAGALPFQAKDFKITLIDDDDGSGGPRREREFKVTIKLAARADLHHLGLFLRGQQADAPQEALQVLDIVLRELPTARYCPVGRSFYSPHLGRRQSLGEGLESWRGFYQSIRPTQMGLSLNIDMSSTAFIEPLPVIDFVTRLLIHDVSFRPLPDSDRVKIKKALRGVKVEVTHRGNMRRKYRISGLTSQATRELTFPVDERGTLKSVVEYFYETYGFVIQHPQWPCLQVGNQQRPNYLPMEVCKIVEGQRYSKRLNERQITALLKVTCQRPQEREKDIMQTVYHNAYHDDPYAKEFGIKISDRLASVEARILPPPWLKYHDTGREKDCLPQVGQWNMMNKKMVNGGRVNNWICVNFSRNVQDSVARGFCYELAQMCQISGMDFALEPLLAPVSGRPEHVERVLKNRYHEAMTKLRPHSKELDLLVVILPDNNGSLYGDLKRICETDLGLVSQCCLTKHVFKMSKQYLANVALKINVKVGGRNTVLVDAISRRIPLVSDRPTIIFGADVTHPHPGEDSSPSIAAVVASQDWPEVTKYAGLVCAQAHRQELIQDLYKTWQDPVRGTVSGGMIKELLISFRRATGQKPQRIIFYRDGVSEGQFYQVLLYELDAIRKACASLEPNYQPPVTFVVVQKRHHTRLFANDHRDRNAVDRSGNILPGTVVDSKICHPTEFDFYLCSHAGIQGTSRPAHYHVLWDENKFTADGLQSLTNNLCYTYARCTRSVSIVPPAYYAHLAAFRARFYMEPETSDSESIASGMAGGRGGAGAGPRPTRGPGANAAVRPLPALKENVKRVMFYC; encoded by the exons ATGGTGAGGAAGAGAAGAACCGAAATTCCTCAAAGTGGGGGTGAGAGTTCTGGGTCGCAGGAAACTGATGCTGGTCGGGGTGCCCAGCCCCCAGCTGAGAGGAGTGGTCCACCTCAACAgggaggaggtggaggaggatACCAAGGTGGAAGGGGTTGGGGTCCCCAGTCTCAGCATGGAGGTCGTGGAGGTGGGTATGGTGGTGGACGAGGCCGGGGAGGGATGCAACAACAGCAATATGGTGGAGCCCCAGAGTACCAGGGCCGGGGAAGAGGGCAACCTCAGCAAGGAGGTCGAGGATACGGTGGTGGTCGTACTGGAGGTGGCCGTGGAGGGCCATCTTCAGGTGGATTTAGACCACCAGCACCCGAGCTGCACCAAGCTACCCCAGCTCCCTATCCAGCTGCGGTGACCACTCAGCCCACGCCATCTGAGGCAAGTTCTTCGATGCGGCCACCAGAGCCATCGCTAGCAAGTGTATCGCAGCAGCTGCAGCAACTATCTGTTGAGCAAGAAGGTTCTTCTAGCCAGGCGATTCAGCCGCTGCCAGCCTCAAGTAAATCAGTGAGGTTCCCTCTTCGACCAGGAAAAGGTAGCACTGGCATTAGGTGTATTGTAAAGGCAAATCACTTCTTTGCTGAGCTACCAGATAAGGATTTGCACCAATATGAT GTCACCATAACACCAGAGGTCCAATCAAGGGGTGTTAATCGAGCTGTAATGGAACAACTGGTTAAACTGTACCGGGAATCTCATCTTGGAAAGCGTCTTCCTGCTTATGATGGACGAAAGAGTCTATATACTGCCGGAGCACTTCCTTTTCAGGCGAAAGATTTCAAGATCACCCTCATTGACGATGATGATGGATCAGGCGGGCCAAG gagagagagagaattcaaagttacaatcaaattggCTGCTCGTGCTGACCTGCACCACTTGGGACTTTTTTTGCGGGGACAGCAAGCTGATGCACCCCAGGAAGCCCTTCAAGTTCTTGATATAGTTCTGCGTGAATTGCCTACTGCTAG GTATTGTCCTGTGGGTCGATCGTTTTATTCCCCTCACCTAGGAAGGAGACAATCACTTGGTGAGGGCTTGGAGAGTTGGCGTGGTTTCTATCAAAGTATTCGTCCTACTCAGATGGGACTATCGCTGAACATTG ATATGTCATCCACGGCCTTCATTGAGCCACTGCCAGTCATTGATTTTGTGACTCGATTATTAATTCATGATGTTTCCTTTAGACCATTGCCTGATTCTGATCGTGTAAAg attaaaaaggcACTAAGAGGTGTCAAAGTTGAAGTTACACACCGTGGAAATATGCGCAGAAAGTACCGTATTTCTGGCTTAACATCACAGGCAACACGGGAGTTGAC TTTCCCGGTTGATGAAAGAGGAACCCTGAAATCTGTTGTGGAGTACTTCTACGAAACCTATGGTTTTGTAATTCAACACCCTCAATGGCCTTGTCTACAAGTAGGAAATCAACAGAGACCTAATTATTTGCCTATGGAG GTCTGCAAGATTGTTGAGGGTCAGAGGTACTCCAAAAGATTGAACGAGAGACAGATAACTGCATTGTTGAAGGTGACCTGCCAACGTCCTCAAGAAAGGGAGAAAGATATTATGCAG ACGGTTTATCACAATGCATACCATGATGATCCATATGCAAAGGAGTTTGGTATCAAAATCAGTGATAGGCTTGCTTCCGTTGAAGCTCGCATTCTGCCTCCCCCATGG CTTAAGTATCATGACACAGGCAGAGAGAAGGATTGTCTTCCTCAAGTTGGGCAGTGGAATATGATGAATAAG AAAATGGTCAATGGGGGAAGAGTGAATAATTGGATCTGCGTCAATTTTTCACGAAATGTGCAAGATAGTGTGGCCCGAGGATTTTGCTATGAACTTGCACAGATGTGTCAAATTTCTGGCATG GACTTTGCTCTTGAGCCATTGCTGGCTCCTGTCAGTGGTCGTCCTGAGCATGTAGAAAGGGTTTTGAAAAATCGATACCATGAAGCAATGACCAAGCTCAGGCCCCATAGCAAGGAACTTGACTTGCTTGTTGTGATTCTCCCTGACAACAATGGTTCTCTTTATG GTGATTTGAAGCGTATTTGTGAGACAGATCTTGGGCTTGTTTCTCAGTGCTGTTTGACAAAGCATGTGTTCAAAATGAGCAAGCAATATCTCGCTAATGTGGCTTTGAAGATAAATGTGAAGGTTGGAGGAAGGAATACAGTACTTGTGGATGCAATATCTAGACGTATCCCTCTAGTCAGCGACCGACCTACTATTATTTTTGGTGCTGATGTTACCCATCCTCATCCCGGGGAGGACTCAAGCCCATCTATTGCAGCC GTTGTGGCTTCGCAAGATTGGCCAGAGGTTACCAAATATGCTGGCCTGGTTTGTGCTCAAGCCCATCGACAAGAGCTTATCcaagatttatataaaacatggcAGGATCCTGTACGAGGGACAGTGTCTGGTGGCATGATCAA GGAACTTCTCATATCCTTCCGTAGGGCAACCGGACAGAAGCCACAGCGAATAATATTCTACAG AGATGGAGTCAGTGAAGGACAGTTTTATCAAGTTTTGTTGTATGAACTCGATGCTATTCGTAAG GCATGTGCTTCTTTAGAGCCCAATTACCAGCCTCCTGTGACATTTGTTGTGGTTCAGAAGCGTCATCACACAAGGTTGTTTGCAAATGATCACCGTGACCGCAATGCTGTTGACAGGAGTGGGAATATATTGCCTG GTACTGTTGTGGACTCCAAGATCTGCCATCCTACTGAATTTGACTTCTATTTGTGTAGTCACGCCGGGATTCAG GGCACAAGCCGTCCGGCTCATTACCATGTACTTTGGGATGAGAACAAGTTTACTGCTGACGGGCTGCAGTCCCTGACAAACAATCTGTGCTACAC atATGCACGATGCACGCGATCTGTTTCCATTG TGCCACCTGCATACTATGCTCATCTTGCTGCATTTCGAGCTCGTTTCTACATGGAACCAGAGACATCAGACAGTGAATCAATTGCAAGTGGCATGGCTGGTGGACGTGGAGGTGCTGGTGCGGGTCCTCGACCCACTCGTGGACCCGGTGCTAATGCTGCTGTGAGGCCCTTACCTGCCTTGAAGGAGAATGTCAAGCGGGTTATGTTCTACTGCTAG
- the LOC118044357 gene encoding sucrose synthase 7, producing the protein MASQPVLKRSETIAESMPDALMQSRYHTKKCFSRFLAPGKRLMKRQHLMDEVDESIQDQNERQKVLGGLLFYILSCTQEAAVIPPFLAFAVRPNPGFWEYVKVNAEDLSVDGISVSEYLQFKEMIFDEKWANNENALEVDFGAMDFSTPRLTLSSSIGNGVNCMSKFMSLKLSGSSEAAKPLLDYLLALNHQGENLMINQTLDTVAKLQEALIVAEVVVSAFPKDTPYQDFQQRLRELGFETGWGDTAERVKETMRLLSESLQAPDPMKVQLLFSRIPNTFNIVIFSPHGYFGQSDVLGLPDTGGQVVYILDQVRALEEELLLKIKHQGLGVKPRILVVTRLISNAGGTKCNQEVEPIFGTKHSHIVRVPFKTEKGVLPQWVSRFDVYPYLERFAQDAADKVLEHMDSKPDLIIGNYSDGNLVASLMARKLGITLGTIAHALEKTKYEDSDVKWKELDAKYHFSCQFTADMIAMNTADFIITSTYQEIAGSKDRPGQYESHTAFTMPGLCRVVSGINVFDPKFNIASPGADQSVYFPYTEKQKRLTSFHPAIEELLYRNEDNHEHIGYLADRKKPIIFSMARLDTVKNITGLTEWFGKNTKLRNLVNLVVVAGFFDPSKSNDREEIAEIKKMHALIEKYQLKGQFRWIAAQTDRYRNGELYRCIADTKGAFVQPALYEAFGLTVIEAMNCGLPTFATNQGGPAEILVDGISGFHIDPNNGDESSNKIADFFEKCKTDAEYWNKMSAAGLQRIYECYTWKIYANKVLNMGSVYGFWRQTNKEQKLAKQRYIEAFYNLQFNNLAKNVPIPEFASSTQTSSTSKTKPQETPPTAVVESQHSLPTQEAKPRVEGAPFLVPKTQLTQRRTQPQQPQSQRNGEESVGQKDLAQPGSSRESSRSWLLYIIASLFIVYFIGSTLYSYLT; encoded by the exons ATGGCTTCTCAACCAGTTCTTAAGCGGTCCGAAACAATTGCAGAAAGCATGCCTGATGCTTTAATGCAGAGCCGGTATCACACGAAGAAATGTTTTTCCAG gttTCTTGCACCTGGGAAAAGGCTGATGAAACGCCAACATCTAATGGATGAAGTTGATGAATCAATACAAGATCAGAATGAAAGGCAAAAGGTCTTGGGAGGCTTACTTTTTTACATCCTGAGTTGCACTCAG GAGGCAGCTGTTATTCCACCTTTTCTTGCATTTGCTGTAAGACCGAATCCCGGTTTCTGGGAATATGTTAAGGTGAATGCTGAAGATTTGAGCGTAGATGGTATCTCCGTTTCAGAATATTTGCAGTTTAAGGAGATGATCTTTGATGAGAAATG GGCGAACAACGAAAATGCTTTGGAAGTGGATTTTGGAGCTATGGATTTCTCTACCCCTCGCCTaactctttcttcttctattggGAATGGAGTCAACTGCATGTCAAAGTTCATGTCATTGAAGCTCAGTGGGAGCTCTGAAGCTGCAAAGCCTCTGCTCGACTACTTGTTAGCGCTCAACCATCAAGGAGAG AATCTTATGATCAATCAAACTCTAGACACAGTTGCCAAGCTTCAAGAAGCATTGATTGTAGCTGAAGTGGTTGTGTCTGCATTTCCGAAAGACACCCCGTATCAGGATTTCCAGCAGAG ACTGAGAGAGTTGGGCTTTGAGACGGGATGGGGAGACACTGCAGAAAGAGTTAAAGAGACAATGAGGTTGCTTTCTGAATCACTTCAAGCTCCAGACCCAATGAAAGTGCAACTGCTCTTTAGCAGGATTCCTAACACGTTCAACATTGTGATCTTCTCTCCACACGGCTACTTTGGCCAGTCAGATGTTCTGGGATTGCCAGATACTGGTGGCCAG GTTGTTTACATTCTTGATCAAGTAAGAGCCTTAGAGGAAGAGCTCCTACTTAAGATAAAGCATCAAGGCCTTGGTGTGAAACCTCGAATTCTTGTG GTAACCCGACTTATATCAAATGCTGGAGGGACAAAGTGCAACCAGGAGGTAGAGCCTATTTTCGGTACAAAGCACTCCCACATTGTTAGGGTCCCCTTCAAGACAGAGAAGGGGGTTCTCCCTCAGTGGGTTTCGCGTTTTGATGTGTACCCTTACCTCGAGAGATTTGCTCAG GATGCTGCTGATAAGGTCCTTGAACACATGGACAGTAAACCTGATCTCATCATTGGGAACTATAGTGATGGGAACTTGGTGGCATCTCTAATGGCTCGGAAACTCGGAATAACTCTG GGGACTATTGCTCATGCTTTGGAGAAAACCAAGTACGAAGATTCTGATGTCAAATGGAAGGAATTGGATGCCAAGTACCACTTTTCCTGTCAATTCACAGCAGACATGATCGCCATGAATACTGCTGATTTTATCATAACCAGCACATACCAAGAAATTGCAGGAAG CAAGGACAGGCCAGGGCAGTATGAGAGCCATACGGCATTTACCATGCCAGGACTTTGCCGTGTTGTGTCAGGCATCAATGTCTTTGACCCAAAGTTCAACATTGCTTCCCCTGGGGCTGACCAATCTGTCTACTTCCCCTACACCGAGAAACAGAAGCGGCTGACCTCTTTTCATCCTGCCATTGAAGAACTGCTCTATCGCAACGAGGATAACCATGAGCATAT TGGATATCTAGCTGACAGGAAGAAACCAATTATCTTCTCCATGGCAAGACTGGATACGGTGAAAAACATTACGGGGCTGACAGAGTGGTTCGGGAAGAATACAAAGCTAAGAAACTTGGTGAATCTCGTTGTTGTAGCAGGATTCTTTGATCCGTCCAAATCAAATGATAGAGAAGAAATTGCGGAGATCAAGAAGATGCATGCCTTGATAGAGAAATACCAACTTAAGGGCCAGTTCAGATGGATAGCAGCTCAAACTGACAGATACCGAAATGGGGAGCTCTACCGCTGCATTGCAGATACAAAGGGAGCTTTTGTTCAGCCAGCTCTTTATGAGGCTTTTGGCCTGACAGTTATTGAGGCAATGAACTGTGGATTGCCTACCTTTGCTACCAATCAAGGTGGCCCGGCGGAAATTCTTGTTGATGGGATCTCAGGGTTCCACATTGATCCCAACAACGGAGACGAGTCTAGCAATAAGATAGCTGATTTCTTCGAGAAGTGCAAGACAGACGCTGAATATTGGAACAAGATGTCAGCAGCTGGTCTCCAACGCATCTATGAATG CTATACATGGAAGATTTATGCAAACAAAGTGTTGAACATGGGATCTGTTTATGGATTTTGGAGGCAGACGAACAAGGAACAGAAGCTTGCGAAGCAAAGATATATCGAAGCCTTTTACAATCTCCAATTCAACAATCTG GCAAAGAATGTTCCAATCCCAGAATTTGCATCATCCACGCAGACTTCATCAACTTCAAAAACTAAACCCCAAGAAACACCACCAACTGCTGTAGTTGAATCTCAGCATTCACTTCCAACCCAGGAAGCCAAACCCAGAGTAGAGGGGGCCCCATTCCTAGTGCCTAAAACTCAGCTAACACAAAG AAGGACACAACCCCAGCAGCCTCAAAGCCAAAG GAATGGCGAAGAAAGCGTAGGGCAAAAGGACCTTGCACAACCAGGAAGCAGCAGAGAAAGTAGCCGGAGTTGGTTGTTATACATTATCGCTTCCCTTTTTATAGTATATTTCATCGGGAGCACATTGTATAGCTATCTCACATGA